The Sardina pilchardus chromosome 19, fSarPil1.1, whole genome shotgun sequence genome window below encodes:
- the LOC134066211 gene encoding CD166 antigen homolog A-like, whose amino-acid sequence MHSAAILAGVFLSLLHQVCATEDLISQYGETIRIPCNPKASGTGEPFLIKWKYEDKVGGTSGDLLVKQKGNNATITASDDLKDRVSIGEDDSLLIASAVLSDQKTYTCMMVMPTDISEHSVQVLVHKSPEAVELTNNPAAVETGKLTTIGKCSAGDANPAAKLTWFRNEEPLEQDGTDIVITVSETVDPATGLTSSVSELQYSVGKEDMGALFSCGVQDSALRSKAVDFTINYPTEKVVLEVVTPGLLLEGADVTLRCRADGNPPPISYIFYLQGEEVTVEDKDSYTLEEATRDASGEYKCSPSGNPSLLASHNITIHYLDVTLSPSGNLVKAAGETVPITLEKDASGKVTVAWTKNNASLTAEPQFAQLKYSDSGLYECKVSMGELVSTHSFELLVKGAPVITSLREELSADGAHKVLSCEAEGFPKPTVEWSGINGTNVEESDYVDGKVIHQLTVVPRANLTVTCIVMNDLGTDSKTTEVSSLSVVSHNDDTEMKRMDKQDQTEESGDQAKLAVGIVVGLILATLAVGLGYWFYIKKSKQGSWKTGEKETGDTEESKKLEEAPQKAEV is encoded by the exons TGTGCGCGACGGAGGACCTCATCAGCCAGTATGGAGAGACCATTCGCATCCCATGCAATCCTAAAGCCTCTGGCACCGGGGAACCCTTTCTTATCAAGTGGAAATAC GAGGATAAGGTGGGTGGCACATCGGGTGATCTGCTGGTGAAGCAGAAGGGAAACAACGCCACCATCACTGCCTCTGATGATTTAAAAGACCGCGTGTCCATCGGCGAGGACGACAGCCTCCTCATCGCTAGCGCGGTCCTCTCCGACCAGAAGACCTACACCTGCATGATGGTGATGCCGACAGACATCTCCGAGCACAGCGTGCAAGTGCTCGTCCACA AATCCCCCGAGGCGGTGGAGCTCACGAACAACCCGGCTGCCGTGGAAACGGGCAAACTGACCACG ATTGGAAAATGCAGTGCTGGAGATGCCAATCCTGCAGCCAAGCTCACGTGGTTCAGGAACGAAGAGCCTCTGGAGCAAGATGGCACAG acaTTGTGATCACGGTATCAGAGACCGTAGACCCAGCGACTGGGCTGACCAGCAGCGTGTCCGAGCTGCAGTACTCTGTGGGGAAGGAGGACATGGGGGCGCTGTTTTCCTGTGGGGTGCAGGACTCTGCCCTCAGATCCAAAGCTGTAGACTTCACCATCAACT ACCCCACGGAGAAGGTCGTCCTGGAGGTCGTGACCCCTGGGCTCTTGCTGGAGGGTGCTGACGTCACGCTGAGGTGCCGTGCCGACGGAAACCCCCCTCCTATCAGCTACATCTTCTACCTGCAG ggAGAGGAAGTGACTGTGGAGGACAAGGACTCGTACACGCTGGAGGAGGCCACGCGGGACGCGTCGGGAGAGTACAAGTGCTCCCCCAGCGGCAACCCCAGCCTGCTCGCCTCCCACAACATCACCATCCACT ATCTGGATGTGACTTTGAGCCCATCTGGGAATCTTGTAAAGGCTGCGGGGGAGACTGTGCCCATCACCCTGGAGAAAGACGCCTCTGGCAAGGTCACTGTGGCCtggacaaag AACAATGCCAGTCTGACGGCAGAGCCCCAGTTTGCGCAGCTGAAGTACTCTGACTCTGGGCTGTACGAGTGCAAGGTGTCCATGGGAGAGCTCGTGTCCACACACTCCTTCGAGCTGCTGGTCAAAg gagcaccTGTGATCACCAGCCTGAGGGAGGAGCTGAGCGCTGACGGAGCCCATAAGGTTCTGAGCTGCGAGGCTGAGGGCTTCCCCAAACCCACCGTGGAGTGGAGCGGCATCAACGGCACCaac gtGGAGGAAAGTGACTATGTTGACGGCAAGGTGATACATCAACTGACTGTAGTGCCGAGAGCTAACCTGACAGTCACCTGTATCGTTATGAACGACCTGGGGACGGACAGCAAGACCACTGAGGTGTCGTCCT TATCAGTGGTCAGTCACAATGATGACACAGAGATGAAAAGAATGGACAAACAAG ACCAGACGGAGGAGTCTGGTGACCAGGCCAAGCTGGCCGTAGGGATCGTCGTTGGCCTCATCCTCGCCACGCTGGCCGTGGGCCTGGGCTACTGGTTTTACATCAAGAAGTCAAA ACAAGGCAGCTGGAAGACGGGGGAGAAGGAGACTGGCGACACGGAGGAGAGCAAGAAGCTGGAGGAGGCTCCCCAGAAGGCCGAGGTGTAG